In Sphaeramia orbicularis chromosome 1, fSphaOr1.1, whole genome shotgun sequence, a genomic segment contains:
- the slc25a23a gene encoding calcium-binding mitochondrial carrier protein SCaMC-3 isoform X1 → MGSHHLTWLPWVHCQDHGYAGSGSGSSSGSSSGSSSGSDEDRQKRWAELFDQLDLNKDGRIDISELRTGLAGRGLSRGTLERIVEAGDTNQDGVLDFEEFSQYLRSHEKQLKLMFRSLDRNNDGQIDAAEIQHSLHTIGVNISLKDATRILKSMDKDGTMTIDWNEWRDYFLFNSLSNMEDVARYWKRSVMLDIGEQLTVPDEFSEEEKESGYVWRQLMAGAMAGCVARTGTAPLDRLKVFRQVHGSAVFRGNVLSGFQHMLNEGGPWSLWRGNGVNVLKIAPETAIKFTAYEEIKHMMRGSDQTRNLRVYERFLAGSLAGAIAQTTIYPMEVLKTRLTLRNTGQYSGLVDCAKQILQKEGIMAFYKGYIPNMLSIIPYAGIDLAVYETLKFSWLNRNTGLADPGVMVLVGCGAVSSTCGQLASYPLALIRTRMQAQASLKGDPKPSMLALVRNIVIQEGVFGLYRGISPNLLKVIPAVTMSYVVYEYTRILLGVDIEGRRGGKAKDV, encoded by the exons ATGGGATCCCATCACTTGACCTGGCTCCCCTGGGTGCATTGCCAGGACCATGGatatgctggttctggttctggttctagttctggttctagttctggttctagttctggttcggATGAGGACAGGCAGAAGCGCTGGGCCGAGCTGTTCGATCAGCTGGACCTCAACAAAGATGGACGCATTGACATTTCTGAGCTGCGGACGGGGCTGGCAGGGAGAGGACTTTCACGGGGAACCTTGGAGAGG ATTGTGGAGGCAGGAGACACCAACCAGGATGGAGTACTGGACTTCGAGGAGTTCAGCCAGTATCTCCGCAGCCACGAAAAACAGCTCAAACTCATGTTTCGCAGCCTGGACAGAAACAATGACG GTCAGATAGATGCAGCAGAGATCCAGCATTCACTACACACCATCGGCGTCAACATTAGCCTCAAGGACGCCACCAGGATTTTGAAAAG TATGGACAAGGACGGCACCATGACTATTGACTGGAATGAGTGGCGTGACTACTTCCTGTTTAACTCGCTCTCTAACATGGAAGATGTGGCACGCTACTGGAAACGCTCAGTG ATGCTGGATATAGGTGAGCAGCTGACGGTTCCTGATGAATTTTcagaagaggagaaggagtcTGGTTACGTTTGGCGGCAGCTGATGGCTGGAGCCATGGCTGGATGTGTGGCTCGGACTGGAACGGCCCCCTTAGACCGCCTCAAAGTATTTCGGCAG GTCCATGGTTCTGCTGTGTTCAGAGGGAACGTACTTAGTGGTTTTCAGCATATGTTGAATGAGGGAGGACCGTGGTCATTGTGGAGGGGCAATGGTGTAAATGTTCTCAAAATTGCCCCAGAAACTGCGATCAAGTTCACAGCTTATGAAGAG ATTAAACACATGATGCGAGGCAGCGATCAGACGAGAAATCTAAGAGTTTATGAACGGTTTCTTGCTGGTTCTTTGGCTGGAGCCATAGCACAGACGACAATCTACCCGATGGAG GTGCTTAAGACACGTCTCACACTAAGGAATACAGGCCAATACTCAGGACTTGTCGACTGTGCTAAACAGATCCTACAGAAAGAGGGTATCATGGCCTTCTACAAGGGCTACATACCCAACATGCTCAGTATTATCCCATATGCTGGCATCGATCTGGCTGTCTATGAG ACTCTGAAGTTTTCCTGGCTGAACAGGAATACAGGTTTAGCTGACCCAGGGGTGATGGTTCTGGTCGGCTGCGGTGCTGTCTCCAGCACATGTGGACAGCTGGCAAGCTACCCACTGGCACTGATCCGCACCAGAATGCAGGCACAAG CATCATTGAAAGGAGACCCTAAGCCATCTATGTTGGCCCTGGTTCGTAACATTGTGATCCAGGAAGGAGTGTTTGGACTTTACAGAGGAATTTCTCCCAACTTACTGAAGGTCATCCCTGCTGTCACCATGTCCTACGTAGTCTACGAATACACAAGGATCCTCCTGGGAGTGGACATTGAGGGTAGGAGAGGAGGAAAAGCAAAGGATGTTTGA
- the slc25a23a gene encoding calcium-binding mitochondrial carrier protein SCaMC-3 isoform X3, with amino-acid sequence MGSHHLTWLPWVHCQDHGCSSSGSSSGSDEDRQKRWAELFDQLDLNKDGRIDISELRTGLAGRGLSRGTLERIVEAGDTNQDGVLDFEEFSQYLRSHEKQLKLMFRSLDRNNDGQIDAAEIQHSLHTIGVNISLKDATRILKSMDKDGTMTIDWNEWRDYFLFNSLSNMEDVARYWKRSVMLDIGEQLTVPDEFSEEEKESGYVWRQLMAGAMAGCVARTGTAPLDRLKVFRQVHGSAVFRGNVLSGFQHMLNEGGPWSLWRGNGVNVLKIAPETAIKFTAYEEIKHMMRGSDQTRNLRVYERFLAGSLAGAIAQTTIYPMEVLKTRLTLRNTGQYSGLVDCAKQILQKEGIMAFYKGYIPNMLSIIPYAGIDLAVYETLKFSWLNRNTGLADPGVMVLVGCGAVSSTCGQLASYPLALIRTRMQAQASLKGDPKPSMLALVRNIVIQEGVFGLYRGISPNLLKVIPAVTMSYVVYEYTRILLGVDIEGRRGGKAKDV; translated from the exons ATGGGATCCCATCACTTGACCTGGCTCCCCTGGGTGCATTGCCAGGACCATGGat gttctagttctggttctagttctggttcggATGAGGACAGGCAGAAGCGCTGGGCCGAGCTGTTCGATCAGCTGGACCTCAACAAAGATGGACGCATTGACATTTCTGAGCTGCGGACGGGGCTGGCAGGGAGAGGACTTTCACGGGGAACCTTGGAGAGG ATTGTGGAGGCAGGAGACACCAACCAGGATGGAGTACTGGACTTCGAGGAGTTCAGCCAGTATCTCCGCAGCCACGAAAAACAGCTCAAACTCATGTTTCGCAGCCTGGACAGAAACAATGACG GTCAGATAGATGCAGCAGAGATCCAGCATTCACTACACACCATCGGCGTCAACATTAGCCTCAAGGACGCCACCAGGATTTTGAAAAG TATGGACAAGGACGGCACCATGACTATTGACTGGAATGAGTGGCGTGACTACTTCCTGTTTAACTCGCTCTCTAACATGGAAGATGTGGCACGCTACTGGAAACGCTCAGTG ATGCTGGATATAGGTGAGCAGCTGACGGTTCCTGATGAATTTTcagaagaggagaaggagtcTGGTTACGTTTGGCGGCAGCTGATGGCTGGAGCCATGGCTGGATGTGTGGCTCGGACTGGAACGGCCCCCTTAGACCGCCTCAAAGTATTTCGGCAG GTCCATGGTTCTGCTGTGTTCAGAGGGAACGTACTTAGTGGTTTTCAGCATATGTTGAATGAGGGAGGACCGTGGTCATTGTGGAGGGGCAATGGTGTAAATGTTCTCAAAATTGCCCCAGAAACTGCGATCAAGTTCACAGCTTATGAAGAG ATTAAACACATGATGCGAGGCAGCGATCAGACGAGAAATCTAAGAGTTTATGAACGGTTTCTTGCTGGTTCTTTGGCTGGAGCCATAGCACAGACGACAATCTACCCGATGGAG GTGCTTAAGACACGTCTCACACTAAGGAATACAGGCCAATACTCAGGACTTGTCGACTGTGCTAAACAGATCCTACAGAAAGAGGGTATCATGGCCTTCTACAAGGGCTACATACCCAACATGCTCAGTATTATCCCATATGCTGGCATCGATCTGGCTGTCTATGAG ACTCTGAAGTTTTCCTGGCTGAACAGGAATACAGGTTTAGCTGACCCAGGGGTGATGGTTCTGGTCGGCTGCGGTGCTGTCTCCAGCACATGTGGACAGCTGGCAAGCTACCCACTGGCACTGATCCGCACCAGAATGCAGGCACAAG CATCATTGAAAGGAGACCCTAAGCCATCTATGTTGGCCCTGGTTCGTAACATTGTGATCCAGGAAGGAGTGTTTGGACTTTACAGAGGAATTTCTCCCAACTTACTGAAGGTCATCCCTGCTGTCACCATGTCCTACGTAGTCTACGAATACACAAGGATCCTCCTGGGAGTGGACATTGAGGGTAGGAGAGGAGGAAAAGCAAAGGATGTTTGA
- the slc25a23a gene encoding calcium-binding mitochondrial carrier protein SCaMC-3 isoform X2 produces MGSHHLTWLPWVHCQDHGYAGSGSSSGSDEDRQKRWAELFDQLDLNKDGRIDISELRTGLAGRGLSRGTLERIVEAGDTNQDGVLDFEEFSQYLRSHEKQLKLMFRSLDRNNDGQIDAAEIQHSLHTIGVNISLKDATRILKSMDKDGTMTIDWNEWRDYFLFNSLSNMEDVARYWKRSVMLDIGEQLTVPDEFSEEEKESGYVWRQLMAGAMAGCVARTGTAPLDRLKVFRQVHGSAVFRGNVLSGFQHMLNEGGPWSLWRGNGVNVLKIAPETAIKFTAYEEIKHMMRGSDQTRNLRVYERFLAGSLAGAIAQTTIYPMEVLKTRLTLRNTGQYSGLVDCAKQILQKEGIMAFYKGYIPNMLSIIPYAGIDLAVYETLKFSWLNRNTGLADPGVMVLVGCGAVSSTCGQLASYPLALIRTRMQAQASLKGDPKPSMLALVRNIVIQEGVFGLYRGISPNLLKVIPAVTMSYVVYEYTRILLGVDIEGRRGGKAKDV; encoded by the exons ATGGGATCCCATCACTTGACCTGGCTCCCCTGGGTGCATTGCCAGGACCATGGatatgctggttctg gttctagttctggttcggATGAGGACAGGCAGAAGCGCTGGGCCGAGCTGTTCGATCAGCTGGACCTCAACAAAGATGGACGCATTGACATTTCTGAGCTGCGGACGGGGCTGGCAGGGAGAGGACTTTCACGGGGAACCTTGGAGAGG ATTGTGGAGGCAGGAGACACCAACCAGGATGGAGTACTGGACTTCGAGGAGTTCAGCCAGTATCTCCGCAGCCACGAAAAACAGCTCAAACTCATGTTTCGCAGCCTGGACAGAAACAATGACG GTCAGATAGATGCAGCAGAGATCCAGCATTCACTACACACCATCGGCGTCAACATTAGCCTCAAGGACGCCACCAGGATTTTGAAAAG TATGGACAAGGACGGCACCATGACTATTGACTGGAATGAGTGGCGTGACTACTTCCTGTTTAACTCGCTCTCTAACATGGAAGATGTGGCACGCTACTGGAAACGCTCAGTG ATGCTGGATATAGGTGAGCAGCTGACGGTTCCTGATGAATTTTcagaagaggagaaggagtcTGGTTACGTTTGGCGGCAGCTGATGGCTGGAGCCATGGCTGGATGTGTGGCTCGGACTGGAACGGCCCCCTTAGACCGCCTCAAAGTATTTCGGCAG GTCCATGGTTCTGCTGTGTTCAGAGGGAACGTACTTAGTGGTTTTCAGCATATGTTGAATGAGGGAGGACCGTGGTCATTGTGGAGGGGCAATGGTGTAAATGTTCTCAAAATTGCCCCAGAAACTGCGATCAAGTTCACAGCTTATGAAGAG ATTAAACACATGATGCGAGGCAGCGATCAGACGAGAAATCTAAGAGTTTATGAACGGTTTCTTGCTGGTTCTTTGGCTGGAGCCATAGCACAGACGACAATCTACCCGATGGAG GTGCTTAAGACACGTCTCACACTAAGGAATACAGGCCAATACTCAGGACTTGTCGACTGTGCTAAACAGATCCTACAGAAAGAGGGTATCATGGCCTTCTACAAGGGCTACATACCCAACATGCTCAGTATTATCCCATATGCTGGCATCGATCTGGCTGTCTATGAG ACTCTGAAGTTTTCCTGGCTGAACAGGAATACAGGTTTAGCTGACCCAGGGGTGATGGTTCTGGTCGGCTGCGGTGCTGTCTCCAGCACATGTGGACAGCTGGCAAGCTACCCACTGGCACTGATCCGCACCAGAATGCAGGCACAAG CATCATTGAAAGGAGACCCTAAGCCATCTATGTTGGCCCTGGTTCGTAACATTGTGATCCAGGAAGGAGTGTTTGGACTTTACAGAGGAATTTCTCCCAACTTACTGAAGGTCATCCCTGCTGTCACCATGTCCTACGTAGTCTACGAATACACAAGGATCCTCCTGGGAGTGGACATTGAGGGTAGGAGAGGAGGAAAAGCAAAGGATGTTTGA
- the slc25a23a gene encoding calcium-binding mitochondrial carrier protein SCaMC-3 isoform X4: MGSHHLTWLPWVHCQDHGYAGSGSGSGSDEDRQKRWAELFDQLDLNKDGRIDISELRTGLAGRGLSRGTLERIVEAGDTNQDGVLDFEEFSQYLRSHEKQLKLMFRSLDRNNDGQIDAAEIQHSLHTIGVNISLKDATRILKSMDKDGTMTIDWNEWRDYFLFNSLSNMEDVARYWKRSVMLDIGEQLTVPDEFSEEEKESGYVWRQLMAGAMAGCVARTGTAPLDRLKVFRQVHGSAVFRGNVLSGFQHMLNEGGPWSLWRGNGVNVLKIAPETAIKFTAYEEIKHMMRGSDQTRNLRVYERFLAGSLAGAIAQTTIYPMEVLKTRLTLRNTGQYSGLVDCAKQILQKEGIMAFYKGYIPNMLSIIPYAGIDLAVYETLKFSWLNRNTGLADPGVMVLVGCGAVSSTCGQLASYPLALIRTRMQAQASLKGDPKPSMLALVRNIVIQEGVFGLYRGISPNLLKVIPAVTMSYVVYEYTRILLGVDIEGRRGGKAKDV; encoded by the exons ATGGGATCCCATCACTTGACCTGGCTCCCCTGGGTGCATTGCCAGGACCATGGatatgctggttctggttctgg ttctggttcggATGAGGACAGGCAGAAGCGCTGGGCCGAGCTGTTCGATCAGCTGGACCTCAACAAAGATGGACGCATTGACATTTCTGAGCTGCGGACGGGGCTGGCAGGGAGAGGACTTTCACGGGGAACCTTGGAGAGG ATTGTGGAGGCAGGAGACACCAACCAGGATGGAGTACTGGACTTCGAGGAGTTCAGCCAGTATCTCCGCAGCCACGAAAAACAGCTCAAACTCATGTTTCGCAGCCTGGACAGAAACAATGACG GTCAGATAGATGCAGCAGAGATCCAGCATTCACTACACACCATCGGCGTCAACATTAGCCTCAAGGACGCCACCAGGATTTTGAAAAG TATGGACAAGGACGGCACCATGACTATTGACTGGAATGAGTGGCGTGACTACTTCCTGTTTAACTCGCTCTCTAACATGGAAGATGTGGCACGCTACTGGAAACGCTCAGTG ATGCTGGATATAGGTGAGCAGCTGACGGTTCCTGATGAATTTTcagaagaggagaaggagtcTGGTTACGTTTGGCGGCAGCTGATGGCTGGAGCCATGGCTGGATGTGTGGCTCGGACTGGAACGGCCCCCTTAGACCGCCTCAAAGTATTTCGGCAG GTCCATGGTTCTGCTGTGTTCAGAGGGAACGTACTTAGTGGTTTTCAGCATATGTTGAATGAGGGAGGACCGTGGTCATTGTGGAGGGGCAATGGTGTAAATGTTCTCAAAATTGCCCCAGAAACTGCGATCAAGTTCACAGCTTATGAAGAG ATTAAACACATGATGCGAGGCAGCGATCAGACGAGAAATCTAAGAGTTTATGAACGGTTTCTTGCTGGTTCTTTGGCTGGAGCCATAGCACAGACGACAATCTACCCGATGGAG GTGCTTAAGACACGTCTCACACTAAGGAATACAGGCCAATACTCAGGACTTGTCGACTGTGCTAAACAGATCCTACAGAAAGAGGGTATCATGGCCTTCTACAAGGGCTACATACCCAACATGCTCAGTATTATCCCATATGCTGGCATCGATCTGGCTGTCTATGAG ACTCTGAAGTTTTCCTGGCTGAACAGGAATACAGGTTTAGCTGACCCAGGGGTGATGGTTCTGGTCGGCTGCGGTGCTGTCTCCAGCACATGTGGACAGCTGGCAAGCTACCCACTGGCACTGATCCGCACCAGAATGCAGGCACAAG CATCATTGAAAGGAGACCCTAAGCCATCTATGTTGGCCCTGGTTCGTAACATTGTGATCCAGGAAGGAGTGTTTGGACTTTACAGAGGAATTTCTCCCAACTTACTGAAGGTCATCCCTGCTGTCACCATGTCCTACGTAGTCTACGAATACACAAGGATCCTCCTGGGAGTGGACATTGAGGGTAGGAGAGGAGGAAAAGCAAAGGATGTTTGA
- the slc25a23a gene encoding calcium-binding mitochondrial carrier protein SCaMC-3 isoform X5, whose product MGSHHLTWLPWVHCQDHGYAGSGSGSDEDRQKRWAELFDQLDLNKDGRIDISELRTGLAGRGLSRGTLERIVEAGDTNQDGVLDFEEFSQYLRSHEKQLKLMFRSLDRNNDGQIDAAEIQHSLHTIGVNISLKDATRILKSMDKDGTMTIDWNEWRDYFLFNSLSNMEDVARYWKRSVMLDIGEQLTVPDEFSEEEKESGYVWRQLMAGAMAGCVARTGTAPLDRLKVFRQVHGSAVFRGNVLSGFQHMLNEGGPWSLWRGNGVNVLKIAPETAIKFTAYEEIKHMMRGSDQTRNLRVYERFLAGSLAGAIAQTTIYPMEVLKTRLTLRNTGQYSGLVDCAKQILQKEGIMAFYKGYIPNMLSIIPYAGIDLAVYETLKFSWLNRNTGLADPGVMVLVGCGAVSSTCGQLASYPLALIRTRMQAQASLKGDPKPSMLALVRNIVIQEGVFGLYRGISPNLLKVIPAVTMSYVVYEYTRILLGVDIEGRRGGKAKDV is encoded by the exons ATGGGATCCCATCACTTGACCTGGCTCCCCTGGGTGCATTGCCAGGACCATGGatatgctggttctggttctg gttcggATGAGGACAGGCAGAAGCGCTGGGCCGAGCTGTTCGATCAGCTGGACCTCAACAAAGATGGACGCATTGACATTTCTGAGCTGCGGACGGGGCTGGCAGGGAGAGGACTTTCACGGGGAACCTTGGAGAGG ATTGTGGAGGCAGGAGACACCAACCAGGATGGAGTACTGGACTTCGAGGAGTTCAGCCAGTATCTCCGCAGCCACGAAAAACAGCTCAAACTCATGTTTCGCAGCCTGGACAGAAACAATGACG GTCAGATAGATGCAGCAGAGATCCAGCATTCACTACACACCATCGGCGTCAACATTAGCCTCAAGGACGCCACCAGGATTTTGAAAAG TATGGACAAGGACGGCACCATGACTATTGACTGGAATGAGTGGCGTGACTACTTCCTGTTTAACTCGCTCTCTAACATGGAAGATGTGGCACGCTACTGGAAACGCTCAGTG ATGCTGGATATAGGTGAGCAGCTGACGGTTCCTGATGAATTTTcagaagaggagaaggagtcTGGTTACGTTTGGCGGCAGCTGATGGCTGGAGCCATGGCTGGATGTGTGGCTCGGACTGGAACGGCCCCCTTAGACCGCCTCAAAGTATTTCGGCAG GTCCATGGTTCTGCTGTGTTCAGAGGGAACGTACTTAGTGGTTTTCAGCATATGTTGAATGAGGGAGGACCGTGGTCATTGTGGAGGGGCAATGGTGTAAATGTTCTCAAAATTGCCCCAGAAACTGCGATCAAGTTCACAGCTTATGAAGAG ATTAAACACATGATGCGAGGCAGCGATCAGACGAGAAATCTAAGAGTTTATGAACGGTTTCTTGCTGGTTCTTTGGCTGGAGCCATAGCACAGACGACAATCTACCCGATGGAG GTGCTTAAGACACGTCTCACACTAAGGAATACAGGCCAATACTCAGGACTTGTCGACTGTGCTAAACAGATCCTACAGAAAGAGGGTATCATGGCCTTCTACAAGGGCTACATACCCAACATGCTCAGTATTATCCCATATGCTGGCATCGATCTGGCTGTCTATGAG ACTCTGAAGTTTTCCTGGCTGAACAGGAATACAGGTTTAGCTGACCCAGGGGTGATGGTTCTGGTCGGCTGCGGTGCTGTCTCCAGCACATGTGGACAGCTGGCAAGCTACCCACTGGCACTGATCCGCACCAGAATGCAGGCACAAG CATCATTGAAAGGAGACCCTAAGCCATCTATGTTGGCCCTGGTTCGTAACATTGTGATCCAGGAAGGAGTGTTTGGACTTTACAGAGGAATTTCTCCCAACTTACTGAAGGTCATCCCTGCTGTCACCATGTCCTACGTAGTCTACGAATACACAAGGATCCTCCTGGGAGTGGACATTGAGGGTAGGAGAGGAGGAAAAGCAAAGGATGTTTGA
- the khsrp gene encoding far upstream element-binding protein 2 produces the protein MSEYGALPTNGVGAGMKKDAFADALQRARQIAAKIGGDPPVSNNGGAESYPFAAQKRSLEEGDEPSAKKVASQSDRDSSMSIEAQLAALSQQSVRSSTMTEEYRVPDGMVGLIIGRGGEQINKIQQDSGCKVQIAHDSAGLPERSVSLTGSGDAIQRAKALIDDIVSRGHESTNGQGGSMQEMIIPAGKAGLIIGKGGETIKQLQERAGVKMILIQDGSQPPNVDKPLRIIGDPYKVQQAKEMVNEILRERDHAGFGERNEYGSRMGGGGGGGGGGIEIAVPRHSVGVVIGRSGEMIKKIQSDAGVKIQFKPDDGSGPEKIAHIMGPPDQCQHAASIITDLLQSIRAREEGGQGGPPSPGSGMPPGGRGRGRGQGNWGPPGGEMTFSIPAHKCGLVIGRKGENVKSINQQTGAFVEISRQPPPNGDPNFKLFTIRGSPQQIDHAKQLIEEKIEAPLCPLGGGPGPGGPSGPMSPYNPNPYNAGPPGGAPHGAPPGGPQYCPQGWGNTYQQWQAPAPHDPSKAAADPNAAWAAYYAQYYNQQPGGAMGGQTPGAGGDQSQAAQTAGGQPDYTKAWEEYYKKMGMTQPAGGAGPAQGPAATAAAAGGGGAAAAGGQQDYSAAWAEYYRQQAAYYGQAGQAPGQAAAPQQGQQGQ, from the exons ATGTCTGAATACGGCGCTTTGCCCACAAATGGAGTCGGTGCTGGGATGAAGAAGGACGCCTTTGCAGATGCGCTACAACGAGCTAGACAG ATTGCAGCTAAAATTGGTGGCGATCCCCCAGTAAGTAACAATGGAGGAGCAGAGAGCTATCCATTCGCTGCACAGAAACGATCCCTGGAAGAAGGAG atGAACCCAGTGCCAAGAAGGTAGCATCACAGAGTGACAGAGATTCTTCAATGT CTATTGAAGCTCAACTAGCTGCTCTGTCCCAACAAAG TGTCAGATCCTCCACGATGACAGAGGAGTACAGGGTGCCTGATGGCATGGTCGGTCTGA TCATTGGACGTGGTGGTGAACAGATCAATAAAATTCAACAAGACTCTGGCTGCAAGGTCCAGATTGCACATG ACAGTGCTGGTCTTCCGGAAAGAAGTGTTTCCCTGACGGGGTCAGGAGATGCCATACA GAGAGCCAAGGCTCTTATTGATGACATAGTGTCAAGGGGCCATGAGTCCACCAATGGGCAAGGAGGCTCCATGCAGGAGATGATCATCCCTGCAGGGAAGGCTGGCCTTATTATAGGCAAAGGAGGAGAGACTATCAAACAGCTCCAG GAGCGAGCTGGTGTTAAAATGATTCTTATTCAAGATGGGTCCCAGCCACCTAACGTAGATAAACCCCTACGCATCATTGGAGACCCCTACAAAGTTCAG CAAGCAAAAGAGATGGTCAATGAGATTTTGCGAGAAAGAGATCATGCAGGGTTTGGGGAAAGGAATGAATATGGATCAAGaatgggaggaggaggtggtggtggcggcggcggcaTTGAG ATAGCTGTGCCACGTCACTCTGTAGGAGTTGTGATTGGCAGAAGTGGAGAGATGATCAAGAAGATCCAGAGCGATGCAGGAGTGAAGATTCAGTTTAAACCAG ATGATGGTTCAGGTCCTGAGAAGATTGCTCACATCATGGGTCCACCAGACCAGTGTCAGCATGCTGCATCAATAATCACTGACCTCTTGCAGAGCATTCGTGCCCGAGAGGAAGGTGGGCAGGGG GGCCCCCCAAGCCCTGGTTCAGGGATGCCACCCGGCGGGCGAGGACGGGGTCGAGGCCAGGGGAACTGGGGTCCTCCAGGAGGGGAGATGACCTTCTCCATCCCTGCTCACAAATGTGGACTTGTAATTGGTCGAAAAGGCGAGAATGTCAAGTCCATCAACCAACAAACTGGTGCGTTTGTTGAGATATCTCGTCAACCACCGCCAAACGGAGATCCAAACTTCAAGCTGTTCACCATTAGAGGGTCCCCCCAGCAGATTGACCATGCAAAGCAGCTTATTGAGGAAAAAATTGAG GCTCCGTTGTGTCCACTGGGTGGCGGACCTGGTCCAGGAGGTCCAAGTGGTCCCATGAGTCCTTATAATCCCAACCCTTATAATGCAGGACCTCCTGGTGGTGCTCCTCA TGGAGCCCCACCTGGTGGACCCCAGTACTGTCCTCAAGGTTGGGGAAATACCTACCAGCAGTGGCAAGCCCCAGCTCCTCATGACCCCA GTAAGGCGGCAGCAGACCCAAATGCAGCATGGGCAGCCTACTACGCACAATACTACAACCAGCAGCCAGGGGGCGCCATGGGAGGCCAGACTCCAGGGGCCGGAGGAGACCAGAGCCAAGCAGCACAGACTGCTGGGGGTCAGCCAGACTACACAAAGGCATGGGAAGAGTACTATAAGAAGATGGGCATGA CTCAACCTGCTGGAGGAGCAGGGCCTGCTCAAGGCCCAGCAGccactgcagcagcagcaggtggtGGAGGAGCTGCTGCAGCTGGAGGTCAGCAGGACTACAGCGCAGCCTGGGCAGAGTACTACAGACAGCAGGCAGCTTACTACGGACAGGCAGGACAGGCTCCTGGACAAGCAGCTGCTCCACAACAGGGACAGCAG GGTCAGTAA